Within Methyloversatilis discipulorum, the genomic segment TCGGCATGCGCCGGCTTCATCGCGCCCAGCATCAGGTCGATCAGCGCCGGATGCGTGTCCTCGCGCGCCACCATATAAGCCTGCGTCGCCACCAGCGACACATCCCTGGGCGGAATGTCGCGCACGAAATCGATGGCGCCGCGTGGCAGCGTCAGCATGGTCAGATGCGGGAAGCGACGCGAGTAGGCGGGCGCCTGCGTCATGCTCATCAGCGAAATCCCGTCCGAATAGAGCAGCGCCCACACGCTGGCCGAATGCACCGCGCCAACCACGACCAGCGCGTCGATGCGGCGGTCGCGCAGCGCGGTGACGCCGGCGATTCCGCTCAGCGGCAGCAGGCGCCGCTTGTCGTCGGCCATGCCGTGCGCGGCCAGCATCTGCAGCGCAAGATGGCGGGTGCCGCTGCCTTCGGGCCCGACGCCGATGCGCAGACCCTTCAACTGATCCAGCCGCTCCAGCCCGGGCCGACCGCGGTAGAACACCCACACCGGTTCGTAATAGGCGGCCCCGAGCGACAGCAGCCCGGGCGGGTGATCTTCCGCGCTGCCGCCCTGGACAAAAGCGAAATCGACGGTCTGTTCCGGGTCGTTCAGGCGCTTCAGGTTCTCGATCGAACCGGCGCTCTCGAGCGCTTTCACGCCGACGCCGAAGGGTTCGATCAGCGGCTTGTAGCGCGCGCAGAACGATTCGTAGGCTGAACCCTGTGCGCCGCAGGAAATCGTCGTCTGATCCGGCGGCGCCGGCTTGATGTAGCGGGCGGCGAACCAGAAACCGGCGGCGATGATGAGCAGGGCCGGCAGACCGAGCGCGAACATGTCACGGAAGGACAGCTGGCGCAGCCAGTTGCGCAGCGCGGAGGCACGGAGCGTATAGGGCGTCGGAGCATTCATCGGGCAGTAGGGTAGCGCGCCGACCGGGCTCGCGCACAGCCTGATGCCCTCGCGCACATCTGTTTCATTCTGTCAGCCGCGATCCGGGGCATCTAAAGTCGCCCGCGCGCGGCGCCGTTATTCCTTCGTGCGGAAAGGATGGATCGGGCGGGCCGATCGGGCACCGCCGCACATCGAACAAGATACGCACACGGGGTGCCCTGGATGAATGTAGTGGTCGTGGATGACGCGCAGGTGAATCTGGTTCTGATGTCTGCGCTGCTGGGCAAGCTGCCGGACGTTGAATCGACCTGTTTCCTGTCGCCGTCCGAGGCGCTGGAGCATTGCATGCGCGAGGACCCGGATCTGGTCATCGTCGATTACATGATGCCCGACATGGACGGCGTCGAATTCATCCGGCGCTTCCGCTCCAATCTGGCGCGCACACAGACGCCGCTGCTGATGGTCACCGCCGATCACGAGCGCGAAGTGCGCTACCGCGCGCTGGAGTCCGGCGCCAACGACTTCCTGACCAAGCCGGTCGACCGTGTCGAGTTCACCTCCCGCGTCAAGAACATGCTGTCGCTGCGTCGCAGCCAGGTCGTGCTGGCCAACCACGCACGGGTGCTGGCCGACGAAGTGCGCCGCGCCACCGCCGAAATTTTCGAACGCGAGCGCGAGACGCTGAACAAGCTCGCGCGCGCCGCCGAGTTCCGCGACCCGGAAACCGGCGCCCATATCCTGCGCATGGCGCACTTCTCGGCGCTGATCGCACGCGAGATGGGTCTCGACGCCGACATGCAGGAAGCCTTGCTGATCGCCGCACCGATGCACGACGTTGGCAAGCTCGGCACGCCGGACCACATCCTGCTCAAGCCGGGTCGCCTCGACCCGGACGAGTTCGAAATCATGAAGCAGCACGCCGCCATCGGCTACGAAATCCTCAAGGACTCCGCTTCGCCCTACATGCAGCTGGCAGCGACGATCGCGCTCAGTCACCACGAGAAATTCGACGGCAGCGGCTATCCCAAGGGCCTCGCCGGCGAGGCGATCCCGCTGGTCGGGCGCATCGTCGCAGTGGCCGATGTGTTCGACGCGCTGACCTCGTCACGTCCTTACAAGCAGGCATGGGAGGTCGGTCGCGCGCACGATTTCCTCGTCGCGGGACGCTCTCTGCACTTCGATCCCGACTGCGTGGACGCCATGCTGGATCGCTGGGAGGAAGTGCAGGAGATCCGGGCACGCTTCCGGGACGACTGAGTCATGAAGCTGCCTGCCCTCGGGACGCACCGCCTGCTGCTGCGCATCACCGCGCTGTTCGCCCTCGCTTTCGGCGTCGGCGCAGCGGGTAACGCGCTGTACACGGCCCGCGAACAGGCGGACGAAGCACTGCACCTGCTTGAGCGCAGCGCACTGGCCGAGACACGCACCATCGCGGCGGGTCTGGCTGCAGACATCGAATACGACCGCGACGCGCTGGTCGCGCTGCGACCGCGGCTGCCCGACACGGCCGTGCTGACGGCGGCGGCGCTGGTCACGCCGAGCGGCGAAGTCCTGTCGGCACTCCGACGCGCCGGCGACGGCGCCTGGCGAACGGCCGACACCCGCCCGACCGACGCGCCGCCGCCGGGCCTGATCGCGCGTGCGCGCGCCGCGGCAGAGGACGACGCGGGGCGGCAGACCATCGTCAGCTGGGTGCCGCTGGTGGCCGGCGGACAGACCGCATGGCTGCGCACCGAGACCGATACGCCGGAAGCGCGCGAAATGCGTGCGCACATTCTGCGCGACAGCCTGCTGCACGGCCTGTTCGCACTGCTGCTCGGCGCCGGCGCCCTCTACCTGCTGCTGCGCCGGCCGCTGGCCGCACTGAACCAGTGCACCGACTTCGCCGAAAGACTGGACCACGCGATGGGCGAAACCCTGCCCACGGCGACCGGTTCGCACGAGACCGACCGGCTCGCCCGGGCACTGAACTGGGCCTCGCTGAGCCTCTACGACCAGCGCAGCGCACTGGCCGAAAGCGAAGCACGCACCGGCGCGATTCTCGGTGCGGCGCTCGACGCAGTGATCACCTTCGACGGCTTCGGCAACGTGATCGAGTACAACCCGGCCGCCGAACGCATGCTGGGCTGGACGGCGGCCGAAGCGATGCAGCATCCGGTGATCGAACTGCTGGTCGCACCTGCCGAACGCGAACCGGGTCAGCACGACCTGCTGCAGTGGCTGGGCCGCCGCTTCGACGCGGTGATCGGCCACCACATGGAACTGGACATCCGTCACCGCAGCGGTCGCCGCTTCCCTGCGCAGCTCGCCATCACCTCGACGCACATGAAGGGACGCGCACTGTTCACCGCCTTCATTTCCGACATCAGCGAGCGGCGCGCGGTGCACGAGCAGATGATGCAGGCGCGTGACGCGGCCGAAGCCGCGAGCCGGGCGAAGAGCGACTTTCTGGCCAATATGAGCCACGAAATCCGCACCCCGATGAACGCCATCATGGGCATGACCGAACTGGCGCTCGACACCGACCTGACCGGCGAGCAGCGCGAGTACCTGACACTGGTGAAGCAGTCGTCCGACACGCTGCTGACGCTGATCGACGACATCCTCGACTTCTCGAAGATCGAGGCCGGGCATCTGGACTTCGAACATATCCCGTTCAGCCTGCGCGAAGTGATCGGCAGCATCGTGCGCACGCTCGCTCCGAAACCGGGCAAGCCGGTTCAGCT encodes:
- a CDS encoding TAXI family TRAP transporter solute-binding subunit, with product MREGIRLCASPVGALPYCPMNAPTPYTLRASALRNWLRQLSFRDMFALGLPALLIIAAGFWFAARYIKPAPPDQTTISCGAQGSAYESFCARYKPLIEPFGVGVKALESAGSIENLKRLNDPEQTVDFAFVQGGSAEDHPPGLLSLGAAYYEPVWVFYRGRPGLERLDQLKGLRIGVGPEGSGTRHLALQMLAAHGMADDKRRLLPLSGIAGVTALRDRRIDALVVVGAVHSASVWALLYSDGISLMSMTQAPAYSRRFPHLTMLTLPRGAIDFVRDIPPRDVSLVATQAYMVAREDTHPALIDLMLGAMKPAHAEASVFQRPGEFPKPDGGDFELHPRAKRFYEVGPPFLQRYLPFSIANLFDRMLVLLVPLLALAVPLFKILPQLYVWRVRSKLYRWYGELKDVERQAMLPDQTRSRAEWLDDIDRIEAAVARIHVPLAHSDYHYQLRAHIHMVRRRLQGIPDGAVHENPQGAGTETAPS
- a CDS encoding HD domain-containing phosphohydrolase, which encodes MNVVVVDDAQVNLVLMSALLGKLPDVESTCFLSPSEALEHCMREDPDLVIVDYMMPDMDGVEFIRRFRSNLARTQTPLLMVTADHEREVRYRALESGANDFLTKPVDRVEFTSRVKNMLSLRRSQVVLANHARVLADEVRRATAEIFERERETLNKLARAAEFRDPETGAHILRMAHFSALIAREMGLDADMQEALLIAAPMHDVGKLGTPDHILLKPGRLDPDEFEIMKQHAAIGYEILKDSASPYMQLAATIALSHHEKFDGSGYPKGLAGEAIPLVGRIVAVADVFDALTSSRPYKQAWEVGRAHDFLVAGRSLHFDPDCVDAMLDRWEEVQEIRARFRDD